The genomic window TCGGGCGTCAGTTTGCGATCAACATTCCCGCAGGTGACGATTTCGCGTCCTGGTGCATGGCTGCAATGGCTTTCCTCGGTCTCGCGCACACCTTCAAGCGCGGAGAGATGATCCGCGTCGGCCTGCTGCTGGAGCATCTGCACGGGCGGACCAAGCAGGTCGCGGAGATAGTCGCGCTGGGCATCGCCACCGCATTCATCCTCTACTTCACCCGGCATGCCGTGCAGATGACCTACGATTCCTGGCGCTTCAACGACGTGGCGCAGGGCGTCGTCGCGCTTCCACTCTGGATTCCGCAGCTCGGCTTTGCCGGCGGCCTTGCGATCCTGTCGATCGCGCTGATCGATGAAATGGTCAATGTCGTCGGCGGCAACCGGCCGAGCTACGAGAAGGGCTCGCCGGACGAGACGCCCGACGAGTTCATCGAGCGCATCTCGCAGGGCGGCGGAGGTTGACCATGGCCAATCTCGGCATGATCGAGCTGTCGTTCGTCCTGCTCGGTGTCATGATCCTGCTGCTGGGCAGCGGCGTCTGGATCGCGGTCTCGCTCGGACTGGTCGGCTTCGTGGCGATGGCGCTGACCACGAGCCTGCCACTCGGCTCGGTGCTTGCGACCACCACGTGGAGCGCAAGCTCGTCCTGGACGCTGGCCGCGCTACCGTTGTTCATCTGGATGGGAGAGATTCTTTTCCGCACCAAATTGTCGGAGGAAATGTTCCGCGGTCTGTCGCCCTGGGTGCAGTGGCTGCCGGGGCGGTTGACGCATGTGAATGTGATCGGCTGCGGCATCTTTGCGGCGGTGTCGGGCTCGTCGGCCGCGACTTGTGCAACCATCGGCAAGATCGCGCTGCCGGAACTCGACAAGCGTGGCTACGACAAGAGCCTGAGCCTCGGCTCGCTCGCGGGCTCCGGCACGCTCGGCCTCTTGATTCCGCCCTCGATCCCGATGGTGGTCTATGCGGTCACGGCGAATGTCTCCGTGCTTCAAGTGTTTCTCGGCGGCTTCCTGCCGGGCGTGCTCGTGATTGTGCTCTATTCCGGCTACATCATCATCTGGTCGCTGCTCAACCCGAAGAAGATTCCGCCGCGCGATCCGCCGATGCCATTCCGGCAGAAGCTCCGCGAGTCGGGCAAGCTCGCGCCCTGCCTGCTATTGATCCTGGCGGTCTTCCTTTCGCTCGTTCTCGGCTTTGCGACAGCGACCGAATGCGCCGCATGGGGTGTCTCGGGCGCGCTGCTGCTGGCGTGGTGGAGCGGCACGCTCACGCGCAAGAACTTCCTCGAGAGCATCATGAGCGCGACGCGCCTGACCTGCATGATCATGCTGATCTTGGCAGGCGCGGCCTACACCACGGCTGCGATGGCCTATACGGGTATCCCTGCGGCGCTCGCCACCTGGGTCCAGGGGCAGCAGCTCACACCAAGCATGCTCGCCCTCTATCTCAGCATCATGTACATCATCCTGGGATGCCTGATCGACGGCATCTCGATGATCGTCCTGACCGCCGTCATCGTGCTGCCCATGGTCAAGCAGGCCGGCCTCGATCTGGTCTGGTTCGGCGTCTATCTCATCATTCACGTCGAGATGGCGCAGATCACGCCGCCGGTCGGTTTCAACCTGTTCGTGCTTCAGAACATGAGCGGCCGCGATACGTTCACCGTCGCGCGGGCGGCATTTCCATTCTTCATTCTGCTGCTGGCTGCCGTGTTCATCATCACGGAGTATCCGCAGATCGTGATGTTCTTGCCCAAGCTTGCTTTCCCAGACTGACGTACCGCTTTTCAAATTGACTGTGAGGAGAAGCCCGATGATCTCTCGTTTAGTCCGCGCATCCTTGATCGCTGGCGTCGTGATGGCCGCGACACCTGCTTTGGCCCAGACCAAATGGAATTTGCCGGCAGCGTATCCTGCCGACAATCCGCACTCCGAAAATCTGGTCGCCTTCGCCAAGGACGTCGAGGCCGCCACGTCCGGCAAGCTCCAGATCACGGTTCATCCAGGCGCCTCGCTGTTCAAGGCGCCCGACATCAAGCGCGCGGTGGTGACCGGGCAGGCGCAGATGGGCGAGGTGCTGCTGTCGATCCACGAGAACGAGGACCCGCTCTTCGGTGTCGACGTCGTGCCGTTCCTCGCGACCAGCTTCCCCGACGCGATGAAGCTGTATCAGGCCTCCAAGCCTGCAATCGCCAAGAAGCTCGATGCGCAGGGTCTCAAGCTGCTGTT from Bradyrhizobium zhanjiangense includes these protein-coding regions:
- a CDS encoding TRAP transporter small permease, with the protein product MRRALDLLYLGAGYAAGVFLVAIFAIMMVMSVGRQFAINIPAGDDFASWCMAAMAFLGLAHTFKRGEMIRVGLLLEHLHGRTKQVAEIVALGIATAFILYFTRHAVQMTYDSWRFNDVAQGVVALPLWIPQLGFAGGLAILSIALIDEMVNVVGGNRPSYEKGSPDETPDEFIERISQGGGG
- a CDS encoding TRAP transporter large permease, translated to MANLGMIELSFVLLGVMILLLGSGVWIAVSLGLVGFVAMALTTSLPLGSVLATTTWSASSSWTLAALPLFIWMGEILFRTKLSEEMFRGLSPWVQWLPGRLTHVNVIGCGIFAAVSGSSAATCATIGKIALPELDKRGYDKSLSLGSLAGSGTLGLLIPPSIPMVVYAVTANVSVLQVFLGGFLPGVLVIVLYSGYIIIWSLLNPKKIPPRDPPMPFRQKLRESGKLAPCLLLILAVFLSLVLGFATATECAAWGVSGALLLAWWSGTLTRKNFLESIMSATRLTCMIMLILAGAAYTTAAMAYTGIPAALATWVQGQQLTPSMLALYLSIMYIILGCLIDGISMIVLTAVIVLPMVKQAGLDLVWFGVYLIIHVEMAQITPPVGFNLFVLQNMSGRDTFTVARAAFPFFILLLAAVFIITEYPQIVMFLPKLAFPD